DNA from Daucus carota subsp. sativus chromosome 1, DH1 v3.0, whole genome shotgun sequence:
ACATACCCAAAATCCCAAAAATATTGTTGATATGATATGCTCAAGTTTCAGAAAAAATGGGGAAAAACCCAACTTTTCAATTCTTGAAAAGGACTCAAAATGGTTGATTTCTCATTTGGGTAGTCAAGAAATTTCAAGGGTGTTGCTGAGATGCCAGTCTGATTCTGATACAGCTTTGTGTTTCTTCAATTGGGTAAGAAATGATCTTTGTGTTAGTCCTAATGTTCATAATTATTGTGTGATTGTTCATATTTTAGCTTGTTCTAAGAATTTTAAGCAAGCAATGGTATTGTTGTTGGAGGTAGTAGAGTTGAGTAGAGGTGTTTCGGGTTGTTCGGGTGATTCGGATGTTTTTAAGGTGTTGGTTTTGTGCACTAATGAGTGTAGTTGGGAACCAGGTGTGTTTGAAATGCTTGTCAAGGCTTATGTTAAGAAGGGTATGGTTAGAGAAGGTTTTGTTGCTTTTGAGGAGATGCTGAGGTTTGGACTTGTTCCGAGTGTTGTTACGGTTAATTGCCTTATGAATGGGCTTGCGAAGTTGAATTATGTTGATAGATGTTGGTATTTGTTTGAAGAGATGAGGAGGATTGGGATTCATGCGAATTGTTTTACATTTAATATATTGACTCATGTTTTGTGTAAAGGCGAGGATGTTGATAAGGTGAATAAGTTCTTGGATGAGATGGAAGAAGAAGGATTTATTCCTGATGTTGTGACTTATAATACACTGATTGATAGTTATTGTAAGAAGCGAAGATTAAAAGATGCAatctatttatttaatattatgtatCGGAGAGGTGTACTGCCGGATTTGGTTACGCATACTGCTTTGATAAATGGATACTGCAGGGATATGAACATGAGAGAGGCTCGTAAGCTCTTTAACTGTATGATTCAGGAAGGGCTTTGTCCGGATGTTACGTGTTACAACACTCTTATATATGGTTATTGCAAAGAGGGAATGATGCAAGAGGCTAGGACTTTGTTGCGTGACATGATTGGCAATGGGGTTCGACCTGATAATTTCAGCTGTTGGATACTAGTCAAAGGT
Protein-coding regions in this window:
- the LOC108204806 gene encoding pentatricopeptide repeat-containing protein At5g40400, which encodes MCSSLLKSIKIASFLHPSCNFYCISRPRFSSSSLATIHDSQPSSISSSLYSFLPHTQNPKNIVDMICSSFRKNGEKPNFSILEKDSKWLISHLGSQEISRVLLRCQSDSDTALCFFNWVRNDLCVSPNVHNYCVIVHILACSKNFKQAMVLLLEVVELSRGVSGCSGDSDVFKVLVLCTNECSWEPGVFEMLVKAYVKKGMVREGFVAFEEMLRFGLVPSVVTVNCLMNGLAKLNYVDRCWYLFEEMRRIGIHANCFTFNILTHVLCKGEDVDKVNKFLDEMEEEGFIPDVVTYNTLIDSYCKKRRLKDAIYLFNIMYRRGVLPDLVTHTALINGYCRDMNMREARKLFNCMIQEGLCPDVTCYNTLIYGYCKEGMMQEARTLLRDMIGNGVRPDNFSCWILVKGYEKQDRVLSALNLLVELQRFNVSIPRDIYNYLIVALCKDNRAMAAKNLLERMSRDGQETTEKIFNEIIICLCKRDYVEEALTIKADMVYKGFKPSLVTYRAIICCLCRSTRNVEGESLMREMIESGFLPDVEIFRALVKGFCAERNVYKAELLLSFFAVEFHIIDTECYNVLFKVLSEDGDIAKLIDFQDNMLKLGISPNVMTFRHIIDAMSKNMGSDTNNVCANQECKALVV